In the genome of Methanophagales archaeon, one region contains:
- a CDS encoding 4Fe-4S binding protein, which produces MPAVVDLDKCDGCKGRKEKGTSMCVEECPVEAISLVEESDPSSAPNGREQHAVINAEECTDCEVCVDVCEQGAISMVEAE; this is translated from the coding sequence ATGCCAGCAGTAGTAGATTTGGATAAGTGTGATGGCTGTAAGGGAAGGAAAGAAAAAGGAACGAGCATGTGTGTGGAGGAGTGCCCGGTAGAGGCGATAAGTTTGGTGGAGGAATCGGATCCGAGTAGTGCTCCGAACGGGCGTGAGCAGCATGCAGTGATAAACGCAGAGGAATGTACTGATTGTGAGGTATGCGTGGATGTCTGCGAGCAGGGAGCGATAAGCATGGTGGAAGCGGAGTAA
- a CDS encoding tetratricopeptide repeat protein — MESEGESEEAPLGDPELMIDVGNEYLGMKKYRQAVAIFEKIIKNEQGLTHIAKAYNGCGIAYAELGEYDKAIEQFEEALNLSRYLIDFGARTYRNLAQVYELLGEEDKAKKNREKAETIELSEYHFWVTMSDELE, encoded by the coding sequence ATGGAGTCCGAGGGTGAGAGTGAAGAGGCGCCTCTCGGAGACCCTGAGTTGATGATCGATGTAGGCAATGAATATCTGGGTATGAAGAAATACAGACAGGCAGTGGCGATATTCGAGAAGATAATAAAGAATGAGCAGGGGCTCACGCACATAGCAAAGGCGTACAATGGTTGTGGTATAGCATACGCAGAGCTTGGGGAATATGACAAAGCGATAGAGCAATTTGAGGAGGCTTTGAACCTCAGCAGGTACCTCATTGATTTCGGCGCCAGAACATATCGCAATTTAGCGCAGGTATACGAGCTATTGGGTGAAGAGGATAAAGCGAAGAAGAACAGGGAGAAAGCGGAGACGATTGAGCTTTCGGAGTACCACTTCTGGGTGACGATGAGTGACGAACTGGAATAG